The following nucleotide sequence is from Euleptes europaea isolate rEulEur1 chromosome 3, rEulEur1.hap1, whole genome shotgun sequence.
ttataaaaaattctgttcgcactttgtttggcccctttagctgtgaagacgtcttccaaccatttataagccgtggtatccaaaaacccttttaaagctatgttttttataacattttcaaactcttaatacattgctgggaatacaaagtgcggtaaccccctttctctaccacttaaggaagaatcaaaccggcttacaatcaccttcccctcccctccccacaacagacacccagtgaggtaggtggggctgagagattctaagagaactgtgactagcccaaggtcacccagtggggaaaccaacccggttcaccagattagcctccgtcgctcatgtggaggagcagggaatcaaacctggttctccagatcagagtccactgctccaaaccactgctctttaaccactacgccacgctggagaGGGACAGACACACAATGCTgcatgacacacacacccatgtgcCATCCAGCCGCTCACCAGCGTGGGCTGTGACTTGGTTTGTCACGTGAGAAAAGGCGTCACTAAAAAAGGCATTCCgttggtggggtggggaagatcaGTCTGGGGAGCATGGGCTGTGATGGCTCATTGGCACATGCGCATTACACTGTGTCTCTGAGCCACATGACACACTATATGCTTACATAATTTAGTAAAACCTTTAGGACTAGAGCTGATGAATGAGTTCCATTGGTGGTGGCCTCTTCCTCTGGCGGAACACACCTCTTCCACCAGAGGCACTTTTGACCAGCTGAAGACACTCCCATTAGTAAAATAGATTCACAGGACAGAGACAAGagtcagtgtggggtagtggttacagTATCCAAGTGGGACCTGAGAGCCAAGTTCAGATCTTCATTCTGCAATGAAGCTTGCTttttgaccttgggcaagtcactctttttcagcctaacctatcccacaggtttgttgtgatggCAAAACAGGAGGAAGAAATTATGTATGCTACTCTGAGCTCAttggaggaagggtagaataTAACTATATAACCAGTCAGAATCCAACCCATGAGTATTTAAATGCTGTAGCAACATACTACAGAGTTTGAAAAGGAAATAAAGACAGAATTCCAAAGTtacttattttctttcctgcagaAGACAAAGTGCAATCAGCAGTCCACAAACAAAACCCTAAGCAGTTTCTGAAGCATGACACATGCGCGATCCCAAAACACTCGGTTACCTGCACGTTGAGGGGAACAAAGGAGACCAAGCTATAATCTTCAACCACCTCCACAAGTTTTTGGTTCAGCCGATGGTAGTTCTTGAAGAATGGATCTGAAGCCAGGTGGTCTAACAGATAGGAAAGATCCAGAACCTCTGTGTAATAATCTAGATTGAAGGCTGCAAGGCAGGTGAACGGGGAAAAGAAATAACTTTAGGGTTTATTTGATAAAGCTGCATTTTCCTTAGACGTTCAAGGGCAAAAGTCGCAGATTTAATCCATAGTTACGTGGCTATTTGCCCCAGTTAATTTATAACAgcatcttattttttatttttttattttttatactcCCAGGTTTAGCATGCAACCTGCTCAGGCTTGAAAAATAACTGTATATTTATCTTTGTACGTGTGTATGTATTTTCTGAGACCACAGAGGAAGGCCTTTAGACTGAAACGCATCTGTTCACAGAGGTTTATGCGTGCTACCAAAATGTATTGCTTTTATATGGTGGTTTTAATACCTCTGTGAGATTTTGGTTTTCAACCTTTTTAGGAATTTGTGCACATAATAAAGAAACTACCTTTTTATGGATTTATGGTCgctcaacctttttggttccCAGCATGGGAAACACTCcactggctgggggagggagttgcCAATTCCATGAGAGATGAGCAAACGGTCTCCCATCAaagtgagaaacaggatgcttgCAGCATATTAAAGACTATCAGGTTTTTCTTCTCGGACTGGAGCCCACCTCTGCAGATGCATAAAGGTAGATCCTTAACTGGCAAAGACACATGGTGCAAAGGGTAAAAAAAAAGGACACCTAATGTgagaaaatgccctgacctggatggcccaggctagcctgatcttgtcagatttcagaagctaagcagggtcagccctggttagtatttggatgggagaccaccaaggaataccagggttgctgtgcagaggaaggcactggcaaaccacctctgttagtctcttgccaggaaaaccccaaaaggggtcaccataagtcggctgtgacttgaaggcactttacacacacacacacacacacgtgagaAAGCCAGTGCTGGACATGATTCTGTAAAATTTCAAATGCAATTAAAAAGAATAAGGAGACCATTCACAAACTGCAGTAATGGAGGCTCCCTAGTTTTGCCTGGCTAAGATCATCCTCTCTTGTAACGGCTCAGCAATCCATGGCTTTTGTGCAATTTGGCCTCCTTTAAAGGTTCTGAAATCATTTCCCAAACATGACTAATGGTCCATCTAACCCAGGGCTGTCTTCtgtgactggcagccactctgtCCATCCCAGGcagaggggagaaggagaagaagagttggtttttatgtgccgactttctctaccacttaagggagaatcaaaccggcttacaatcaccttcccttcccctccccacaacagacaccctgtgaggtaggcggggctgagagagtgtgactagcccaaggtcactcagctggcctcgtgtgtaggagcggggaaacaaatccagttcaccagattaaagtctgccgcccatgtggaggagtggggaatcaaccccagttctccagatcagactccactgctccaaaccaccgctcttaaccactacaccaggctggctccttTAAATCGGGGTGTCAAGGACTGAACTTGGAACTTTTATGAACACAAAAGGTATGCCTCCCTCTGAGCTGTGACCCTCTACAGGTCACGGGATCACATTAGCCAGATGTTATAAACAAAATCTGCCCTCTCAAGGCCACTCTAGTTAAGAAGATACATCCACCCGCTCTGGGCCCATTCAGCCACCTCCCACCAGCGGCACTCACCCAGTTTTCCGTACTGTTCAATCAGGTCCATTTTGGAGAGGACGTTAACGTGCGGCAGTGCCACGTGCAGCATGGTGGAGAGGGCGGTGCAGAGAACGGAGATGAACTTGCCGGGGTCCGTGCAGTAGTGAGAATCCACCAAGTGAACAGCAGCCAGctaaagggatttaaaaaaaaaaaaacaagaaatggggggaggaaggaagaggagagagagaattaAAGATTTCCAGTTTGGAGCTGTCTAGCTGGTTGCCACGGGAGAACAACAAAGGATGCACACAATTTTAAACAACTTCCTTTACTTAACGTCTAGCTAGGATGCTGTCAAGCAAACCATCATGTCTCAGGGTGGTGTAGCTACAAATTACTTTGCCAGTGCAACTATGTCTCACTCTGCCTATTGCAGATTGAGGGGTTCAGAGTAATAATCTCCCGTTTTTCACTGCTGCTCTTTGACACGAATAAACGAAGCATTCGGTACCCACAGCCTCATTGACAGTGGCTGGCTGAGGCATCCGGTCCACGTGGTTCTTTCCCGTTTGTGCTTCCAGCCAGGTGAGTTGTGTATCCTCAGCCAACAACAGGTGTGTCTTTCAAGGTGGGGAAATGGCAGTGATTTGTATCAACTCTTTGGGCTGCTGGGCCTTGCTGTTCAAAACCCAGAAAGATCATTAGCGTTGGGAGTCCAGCACGGCTTAGAAAGTCAGGTGATGTCATGCAGGGCACTAtcacacgtgctgaataatgcactttcgactCACTTTTggtgcactttaacaatcgtttgcaagtggtttctgccgtttcacacagtaaaatccagctgcaaagtgcactgaatgtggattgaaagtgcattatttggcgtgTTTGAAAGCACCCCCAGTCTCCTGCTCCTGATGGTTTATCGTACAAGCTAAACCAAGTTCTTCTAGAATGGCTAAGGACTTGGCAAACAGGGATATATTTCAAATAACTGGCCCACTACATATcagaaggtcagccctggttagtatttggatgggagaccaccaaggaataccagggttgctgtgcagaggaaggcactggcaaaccacctctgttagtctcttgtcacgaaaaccccccaaaaggggtcgccaacacacacacatacacaccagaaGGCTAACTTTGGATTTCCTTGCATCGGTCTGGGAACtggttattaatttatttaaatcatactccacttttctcctcaatggggagccaaagtggctttCAACATTCTTCCCCTTTTAGCCGCACCTTGCAAGACAGCAAGCTCCCATGGGAGAACAAGGACTTGAACCCatctctcccagatcttagtacAGCACTCCAGCGATTACATCACACTAGCTTACACAgttactggtgtagtggttaaaagtggtggtttggagcggtggactctaatctggtgaaccaggttcgtttccccCTGGGTGAGCACTGCCAATCCTAGGCAAAGAAAGCCAGCTTGGGCAAGCTAGGTCCTTTAATGTCTGGGGCAATCATTGTATCTTTAAAGGTCGGCAGGATGCCAGCAGGTCTCAAGACCACAGGTTTAAAAAATTCAAATCAGATCTGGATGCCAGCTCCCCACATCTGTTTTCCTACTTTCCCATTTGTGTGGAAGTTGTTGATTATGTTGCTACACAGACTCACCAGGACAACATTGTAAATACACAAGCAGAACCTTGCTGGATAGGACCAGTGGTCCACACTAGCCcgtctctcacacagtggccaactaattGTCCTGGAGGCTCAAGAAATAGGGCATGGGGACTGAGGccctccctgatgttgcctcctagctctGGTGCACAGAGGTTTAGTGCCACTGAATTTGTAGGCACCCTTTACTCAccaggtgaggggctgtggctcagtttgtagatcatctgcttggcatgcagaaggtcccaggttcaatccctggcatctctggttaaagggactaagcaagtaggtggcgtgaaagacccctgcctgagaccctggaaagccgctgccagtctgagtaaacaatactgactttgatggcccaagggtctgattcaatagaaggcagcttcatgtgttaaactCCGGCATGTCATATAGGAAAACCAAAActgtgcaacattttaaaaatagggaaggggctgtggttcagtgggagagcctctgcttggaatgcagaatgtcccaggttcaatccccggcatctccagttaaagggactaggcaggtaggtgatgtgaaagacctccacctgagaccctggagagccactgctggtctgagtagacaatactgacttgatggaccaagggtctgattcaatataaggcagctttatgtgttcaccatggctaatagttTCCTGgaccgcctgcctgcctgcctatttGCTCTGGAGGTGACACTGAACTAAACAGAGGCACCCTACTGAACTTACAAGCTCATCCATCAATACTGCTCTCCAGGTATTGATGACCTGTTTGCAGGGCCTGGCCCTGCCTGAGTGGTTTGGGCTCATTCTTGGCAGAAAGGTTCCATGTTGTCCCTCAGCACCTACTTGATATATATAAATGCTTTGGGTTTCCATGGTTCTTCCCTCTCTCATTTACCTGTTCAAACCTGTGGAGAGAGTGATTGGCCAAGTCTCCCAGTGTGCTCTTTGGGTAAGTGGAGATTGGAacactagtctgacactctaaccattaagCCACACTGGGTCTGATCTTATATGCCAAATATTCATCCAGCACTTAAGCTACCAGAGGACACTGGATGCAGTCCAGTCAAATAAGGTTGAATCCGGGCAAGACCAATGTCAGGACAGGTTCAGAAGATTTACAAAGCAAGCTCATCCTCAGAGATGAAAGATGGAAGACAATAACTCTAAAGGGCTCCAGTCCACACATGAATCTCTACGATATGGTACTGCTTGGAAACGCAACAGCACAGAAGCATCTCACCACCGCAACTGGTAGCAATTTTCACCACCCAACCCAAACCTCAAAAACAGAAGATTTACAATGGTATGGTTCATATTCCCTGAACCACTTTATACCCCTGGCTTGCAGTTTCTAATGATACCACACCACAAATGGCACTGTGTACTGGGATCAATTGTAGCTTGCAGCGAGGCaagctaggggaggggctgtggctcagtggtagagcatctgcttggcaggcagaaagtcccaggttcaatccccggcatctccagttaaagggactaggcaagtaggtgatgtgaaagacctctgcctgagaccctggagagctgctgccagtctgagtaaacaatactgatggaccaagggtcttattcagtataaggcagcttcatgtgttcatgtgtgttcacatgacTGTTAGAGGCCTCCAGAAATTTTAGCTTCCTGCTCCCTACACCCTGAAAAGCTTTAACAGTTTGATTTATTTTATCCTCATCCCCAAACATACCCTGAAGTTCCACTTGGCAAGCTGGGCAAAGATGTTTCTCAGTGAGCTATGATGGGTGCAAAGTTCCACCTGTCCTGGGCAGTCAAACAAGAAGTAATGCCCCTTAAACTGAGATAGTTTTTCTTGCAGCCAGTCAAAATTAGCTTCCAGATATTCCATGCAATAGATTAAGCCACCATTGGGTCCCAGCTTCAAGTTCTCCATTACATCTGTCAAGGTGATCAGCTCAGATATATCCACAGCGCATTGGTAGGGAATCCCTTCGTTGGCTGGATCCAGATTCACCACAGCTACCTTCCGCCCAATTGCAGAAAGGAATTCCTGCATGCCAAGGCAGTATGTGGTTTTCCCTGAGCCAGGAGGCCCGATCACTGCCTGCCCAAAGGCCAGTGAAGACGGCTTGTGGCTTTTCGACATGATTGGTGTTTCCTTCTCCACCTATAAAAGGACGAAACAAAGAACAACATTTGATCACGTGGACCATTTCACACACTGCTCAGAGACAAACACAGCTAGCTCAGAGACGCAAGGTGGAAAATTTCCCATTTCTAAAGATTTGTTGTTTCGTAAGATTAACAATAAATGGATGCCACTGGCAAGGCAGTATCAGGCAAGCTTGGCAGTTTCCAAGTTGCAAGGAGTTTTTTCCAGTGATTATCCCTAGAAATTGTGTGAGAGTACATGGATACTTTATTGATTTATAAAtcagggactgggggggggggtgtgaaaCCAAAAATTCATACCACAGCCCCAATTTAAAATCATAATCAGGTTATGATTTCACTGgactggctgtgcagaggaaatcAAAACCAAAGCTCAAATTCTTATGTATATGTCTCCCTTCACATGACAGAAATCTTGATATGGAACAAGTAGTGCATGTGAAGAGATTTCCTAGGGACCTCCAAGAACAAAATGGATGAGTGGACTGCCATGCCTGCAGCATGTTGTGGGTGTGCTGAAATTAGTATGTCAATAGGTTTCAGGgccttccatttttttcttaaatttaaacaatATAACAGAAGTACATACTATGTCGTCTAATTTTTACAAGTATGATTCCCATTAAAAAGTGCCACATCAAGCTCGGAATTTGTttaaatataaacatttaaaGTACACCTATTTCAGTTCAAGTATTTGTTGCTATTAGGATATAAAATGGACACTAATGCTTTTACAAAGTAGTTTACTAAATATAAGTCCAAATAAACATGCTATATCAAATCACACCAGTatttagagcagcggttcccaaactgtgctccaacgagcacttggtgctcctcgaaacatctcctagtgctccgtaaAAAGatcggaaagaaaaatactactatcattcagtttagtataaaggtgctaggtgaaaattagtgctccatgacttaatttctttcctgaaaagtgcACCATGACTCAAAagatttgggaaccgctggtttaGAGAATCAGGTTTTCCAGAACATCCTGATTCATGTTCTTCCAGAAAACACACATTATTTCAGGTAATACAGCAATTCTGGCCGGAGAAAGGAGCTGCATTTATATATTAAGAAACGTGTTCAAAACTTAGAGGTATATATACACCCAACACTCAATGTGTAACGCCCACATTGATAAGTAAgatgtattttggaaaccaaaacAGATCATACATATGAGATGCCACAAGTTTACAACACAGTTAAACAATCCAGTTCCTCCCTGCTTGGTAACTGGGATATTAACATTGCACTCCCAACTTCAAAGTACTcataaaggtgtaactctgcttagcattgcactggTCCTAAAAGGAAAGGGCTGTATAATGCCCCATCAAGTGACATTCCTAATTCACACCAACATGGAACTCCATTTGAAGAAGTAGCAGCAGTCACCAATTTTTGGGAAGTGGGATTTGCTCATGAACTTACTCTGCTTTACAAAACCACCTGTAGAATTTCTCTATGCTACTtcctacttaagaacataagaaaagccctgctggatcagaccaaggcccatcaagtccagcagtcacacaatggccaaccaggtgcctctaggaagcccacaaacaagatgactgcagcagcaccatcctgcctgtgttccacagcacccaagataataggtatgctcctctgatcctggagagaataggtacgcatcatgaatacccctttcctccatgaacatgtctactcccctcttaaagccttccaagttggcagccatcaccacattttggggaagggagttccacaatttaactatgcattgtgtgaaaaaataccaccttttatctgttttgaatctctcaccctccagcttcagcagatgaccctgtgttctagtattatggaagagggagaaaaacttctccctgtccactctttccaaaccatacataattttatagacctctatcatgtaattttatagacctctacttCAACATAAAACACAAGAGTTTCACATCTAGCAACGCAGAACCAGTTTATATTATACTTTCAATTGTTCAAATTTATCAATAAATTTAATCATTCAAAACAGGCTGCGATACCATGGTCAATTCTCACATTATGCTGTCAAAGCACGAATTTTTCACAGTTCACCCATTTCCACCTCCTCCTTCCTGGGCTCCTGACCACCTGAGAACAACATTTGGGGGTTGTCAAAAAAgcagaatgccctgacctggatggcccaggctagcctgatctcctcagttctcgtcagggttggccctggctagtatttggatgggagaccaccaaggaataccagggtcgttatgcagaggaagtctcttgccttgaataccccataaggggtcaccatgagtcagctgtgacttgaaggcactttacacacaaagtagcagaatatatatttaataaacaGCAACCTAACTATAATCTCTATTGCTGTGATGCTTGATTCTGGCTGGGATAATTCCAATTTCTTTGGAATTTTCTTGAGTAGTTTCTGAAGCTCAAGGATTCTgtgaagggaagaaggaaacatggcatcattgtgggaaggggctgtggctcagtggtagagcatctgcttggcatgcagaaggccccaggttcaatccccggcatatcgttaaagggaccaggcaggtaggtgatgtgaaagacctctgcctgagaccctggagagccgctgccggtctgagtagacaatactgactttgatggaccaggggtctgattcagtataaggcagcttcatgggttcatcacCTGCGTTTGCTGCTTGTGGGAGCTCAATGAGGCTTTGCAGCTGTGTGTGGGGaccccatggatagggttgccagcctccaggtagtagctggagatctcctgctattacaactgatctccagccgataagaggtcagttcacctggggaaaatgaccattttggcaactggactccatagcattgaagaccctgagatggcgaagcttacagctttgataaatcagaatgataatgtacaatttttcggggaatgggaggcttggagaatttactgcgaaaatcaattttcaatgggaccttttaaaggatattctttgatctaatcccttatctatacttGGTATTAATTTTACATTaggtactgatttaataatgttggataagaacaggttaattaaaatactattgggattagctccgttagcaaaagtttatactatttatttttagatggaagagggagaaggggaagtcattttattgttaaattagtaatattacttgttttttttaTCACTGCTATTATTTTTACTATTGGATATTGTTTCCATGctgatatgttaaatgaaaaacaataaaaaagtttaaaaaagaagcccctcctctccccaaaccccgccctcctcaggctccgccccaaaaacctcccgctgctggcaaagagggacctggcaaccctacccatggaagCGCTGGAAGGCCCATAACAGGGCACATGGGCTGAAACAAAAGCATCCCACGCAGCTAAGAGCACACAACAAAGCTCAAGGGAAAGGCGTGATGCTGCCATTAAGTGAACGGGGGAACCAATAAAAGCACGCACAAGGTGCGGGGAGGCGGCCAGCAGAAACCGGAGCAAACGCGACTCACCTCCCAAGCAGTCGCAACTCACAGCGCTTTTGCTAACGCACActgagaaggagggggggggagtctctcTAGGCTACGATTTGGGTGCAAAGGGAAAGCGACCGCCATTGGCCATGAGTCTCCACAGGCACAGAGTGGCGCCGCTCTAGCCTTCTGGATCTCTATGGCGAGATGCCTAACGCGCCACCAGCGCTCCTGTCCGTGTGGAAACAGTAGGCCGAAGCCACAAAGATCCCAAGCGCGCTTGGAACACTGGGAGGCCTCGTTGTAACATAGGCGGGGGTCGCCCTCTTCAGGACGCGAGTGGAAGCGGCGGCGCTTAGCCGGTTTCTGCGCGCCCTCTGGAGGCCGCAGGAGGAGGTGACGACTATTTCCCAATCCCGTGTAGCCAAATCGGCGTGGAAATTGTCCTTTTTTCGATTAGtggaaaattcacagtgggtagccgtgttagtctgcagtagtagaaaagggaaagagtccagtagcaccttaaagactaacaagaatattttctggcagggtgtgagctttcgtgagccacagctcccttcttcagatctgcagtagtagaaaagagcaagagtccagtagcaccttaaagactaacaaaaatattttctggcagggtgtgagctttcgtgagccacagctgacttcttcagatacctattattcagactaacaaaaatattttctggtagggtatgagctttcgtgagccacagctcacttcttcagatacagctagaattctttacatacattctagctgtatctgaagaagtgagctgtggctcacgaaagctcataccctaccagaaaatattcttgttagtctttaaggtgctactggactcttgcccttttcgattAGTGGAAGAAACGCTGCCACCTGCTTGTCGACATGAaccactcctagggttgccagctcctcgtTCGGAAATTCCTGGcgtttgggggtgaagcctggaggggtattcatggctactagtaaaaatggatgctagtcttgatgcatacttatcctctccaggatcagaggagcatgcctattatattaggagggttgccaacctccaggtggtgactggagatctcccgctattacaactgatctccagccgatagagatcagttcccctggagaaaatggctgctttggcaattggactctatggcattgaagaccctcccccccaaaccccgccctaatcaggctccactccaaaaacctcccgcctgtggcaaagagggacctggcaaccctatatattaggtgctttggaacacaggcagggcaaggctgctgcagtcgtcttgtttgtgggcttcctagaggcacctggttggccactgtgtaaacagacacACAGCAGATAGCTTGAGATATTGGTGAACCCAATATTCTTACTTCTCTTCCTCCTATAGGTTTTACAAACACTCTGTGATAGGACCTTCAAATCTTACTAGGAACTCAAGCATGTCAGCTTGAGATTCTGGGATCTTGGATACCTGGGATTACATCACAAtaacccattcatttccattcctCTTTGGACCATCCTGCCAGAGTTGATCCCTTTTGGGCAATCTGGTTTGGCCTAGACCAACTATTTATTgtggaagttcagagccattaccagaTGCTTGATGGAGGTTGGACTACATTTTGTAAATCTCCAACATCAGAGATGGGGCTTTTGCATGGGATTCAAACCAGCTCATCATGCTTAGGCTGGCTTAGATCCCAATGCATTAACCATAAATATCTGGACCTTTGGGCCTTTCCCtcatcttcagtggaaactggggTCCACAGGAGGGTTAAGGACTCCTCCAGTATCTTGTTACTGCAAGGGACTCTGCACATGCCCTGAAGAAGCCGCTACAGTCTAGGTAATGTGTACTTAGCTGAGTTTGTCCAACTTTCTCGCTTTTTATTTGAAAATTTGTGTTGTGTGTCTTCCCTGCGTTTTGAACCCAATTACCCTTTTCCTTTTATTCTCTCTTTTGTAATAGACCTttttataaagaagaagagttggtttttatatcccgaatttctctgccacttaagggagaatcaaaccggcttacaatcaccttcccttccccacaacagacaccctgtgaggtaggtgagactgagaatgacttgcccaaggtcacccaagctggctttgtgtgtaggagtggggaaacaaatccagttcaccagattagcctccgctgctcatgtggaggagtggggaatcaaacccagttctccagatcagactccaccactccaccgttgttaaccactacaccacgctggatctcacaTCTTTTGGTTTTGCTTATACAATTTACTTCTCTaggatatttctcttaatctcttctCCATGTGCTGGATCACACAGGTGCTACCTAGTTGGTTATAAGGTATTTTGTAGGGTTTTCGACACTGTCACtttgttattgctctagtacAGAGCTAGAAGAATACCTTCTCAGCAGGTCAGCCTGGATGTTGTCAGGAGATCCCTGAGTGGTGGTGGCTGGTTACCAGGGTGCTTTGTagaacccttggtctaagggagtttctATAACATCCTCCATTTTCACATATTACCCCACCTTCTCATATTTCATGCTGAGAACAAGAGGGCTTTTGCAAGTAGCAAGGATTGCAGAGGATATTCCTTTGGCAAAGCTAAGCTTAGATTTAATGCTGAACTGCTACAGGCATTTGTATGCCTAACCTTACAAAACATTCTGATCAGATTTGTAAACCATAAACCATAATAAAAAGGGCCTAATGTACGAAACAATCTTGGAACCAAAGAGGCTcctgttagaagaagagttgttttttatttgctgactttctcttaccacttaaggatcaaactgacttacaatcacctttccttcccctccccacaacagacaccctgtgaggtaggtagggctgagagagctgtgacttgcccagggtcacccagctggcttcatgtgtaggagtggggaaacaaatccagttcaccagattagcctttgccgctcatgtggaggagtggggaatcaaactcggttctccagatcagactccactgctccaaatcactgctcttaaccactacaccactctggctattAGAATCCTTTAAAGAATGATGCAG
It contains:
- the GPN2 gene encoding GPN-loop GTPase 2, with the translated sequence MLEFLDNFHADLATRDWEIVVTSSCGLQRARRNRLSAAASTRVLKRATPAYVTTRPPSVPSALGIFVASAYCFHTDRSVEKETPIMSKSHKPSSLAFGQAVIGPPGSGKTTYCLGMQEFLSAIGRKVAVVNLDPANEGIPYQCAVDISELITLTDVMENLKLGPNGGLIYCMEYLEANFDWLQEKLSQFKGHYFLFDCPGQVELCTHHSSLRNIFAQLAKWNFRLAAVHLVDSHYCTDPGKFISVLCTALSTMLHVALPHVNVLSKMDLIEQYGKLAFNLDYYTEVLDLSYLLDHLASDPFFKNYHRLNQKLVEVVEDYSLVSFVPLNVQDKESMRRVMQVVDKANGYSFGNSEQRSLQALMSAAVGADFHFTSTLAVQEKYIQPQESTVKQEDMDI